In Treponema primitia ZAS-2, a genomic segment contains:
- a CDS encoding tetratricopeptide repeat protein, with the protein MISRQYKAIFFLLFLAFGRFARLPALDFTLRPRPFLLIPQGEVADLYAMGYGGDLLFDLDVSSILTNPWGLGYSLGLEGAFIYADLAQGAEGDIQIYSAGAGARLFGYPLSRLALSLDGAFGLSQAIQHYGHQEDGSAASWYWRAGAEAGFRFAPFFTFALNGGYRYYHNERRDGALYQGLYAGLTFQFTLSTKKAAGLRLELIQEEPVYPLFLSLYQRNGAGTLRISNYETAEIRNVRVSFRAGQYTSSEISCGNIGFIGRGRHAELPLYADFSPALLNFTEDGRILGEVVIRYTFLGSERTAVISSTVRVVNRNAYRWGDNASLAAFVSPTAPAPLEYAKYVVGLARSKRRTGLNQNMQFSLWLYEGLLTAGLRQSAGSNRVTDIDSIQFPSETLAFRSGNAVDIGLLYANTLESSGIPAAIIPLEDDFMVLYSLGISQAAADSLFTNIENLLVINDEMWMPLSMANFNNGFMNSWEGGSKRLNQAFEAGEALDFIRFADAWAAYPPVVPPVEAQSARPEEGALNRRVDTAFGIYIATELEPKIGALEAQLGANPGAASFNQLGLLLLRANRPEDAKPVFEQAASYGSAAGMVNRGNLSLLDKDFTGAEAWFTQALGLNPENAAAKNGLAQMALQRGE; encoded by the coding sequence ATGATATCTCGGCAGTATAAAGCCATCTTTTTCCTCCTGTTCCTGGCCTTTGGCCGGTTCGCCCGGCTTCCGGCCCTGGATTTTACCCTGCGGCCCCGGCCCTTCCTGCTTATCCCTCAGGGCGAAGTAGCCGACCTCTATGCCATGGGCTACGGGGGGGATCTGCTTTTTGACCTGGATGTTTCCAGCATCCTTACCAATCCCTGGGGGCTCGGGTATTCCCTGGGCCTGGAAGGGGCTTTTATCTACGCAGATCTTGCCCAGGGGGCGGAGGGGGATATCCAGATCTATTCCGCCGGGGCGGGGGCGCGGCTTTTCGGCTATCCTCTTTCCCGGCTTGCCCTTTCCCTGGACGGGGCTTTTGGGCTTTCCCAGGCTATTCAGCATTATGGGCACCAGGAAGACGGCAGCGCCGCCTCCTGGTACTGGCGGGCCGGGGCGGAGGCGGGGTTCCGCTTTGCCCCGTTTTTCACCTTTGCCCTGAACGGCGGCTACCGGTATTACCATAACGAGCGCCGGGACGGAGCCCTGTACCAGGGGCTCTACGCTGGGCTTACGTTTCAGTTTACCCTTTCTACCAAAAAAGCTGCGGGTTTACGTCTGGAACTGATCCAGGAAGAGCCTGTATACCCGTTGTTCCTGTCCCTCTACCAGCGGAACGGCGCAGGGACCCTCAGGATTAGTAATTATGAAACGGCAGAGATACGGAATGTGCGGGTGAGTTTCCGGGCGGGGCAGTATACATCATCGGAGATCAGCTGCGGGAATATCGGCTTTATCGGCCGGGGCCGCCATGCAGAACTGCCCCTGTATGCGGATTTTTCCCCGGCGCTGCTTAACTTTACTGAGGACGGCCGTATCCTGGGGGAAGTGGTGATCCGCTATACCTTCCTGGGCTCGGAGCGGACAGCGGTCATCAGTAGTACTGTGCGGGTGGTAAACCGCAATGCCTACCGCTGGGGGGATAACGCAAGCCTGGCGGCCTTTGTATCCCCCACCGCGCCGGCGCCCCTGGAGTACGCCAAGTATGTGGTGGGCCTGGCCCGGAGCAAGCGGCGCACCGGCTTAAATCAGAATATGCAGTTTTCCCTCTGGCTCTACGAGGGCCTTCTGACCGCAGGGCTCAGGCAGAGCGCCGGCTCTAACAGGGTTACTGACATTGATAGCATCCAGTTCCCCTCGGAGACCCTGGCTTTCCGTTCCGGGAACGCCGTGGATATTGGTCTGCTCTACGCCAATACCCTGGAATCCTCAGGCATTCCCGCCGCGATTATACCCCTGGAGGATGATTTTATGGTCCTCTATTCCTTAGGTATAAGCCAGGCTGCCGCGGACAGTCTTTTTACCAATATAGAAAATCTTTTGGTTATCAATGATGAAATGTGGATGCCCCTTTCCATGGCGAATTTCAATAACGGCTTTATGAACAGTTGGGAAGGGGGAAGCAAACGGTTGAACCAGGCCTTTGAAGCCGGGGAGGCCCTTGATTTTATCAGGTTTGCCGATGCCTGGGCGGCCTATCCTCCGGTGGTTCCCCCGGTGGAGGCTCAGAGCGCCCGGCCGGAGGAAGGGGCCTTAAACCGCCGGGTGGACACCGCCTTTGGCATATACATTGCCACTGAGCTTGAGCCTAAGATAGGGGCCCTGGAAGCCCAGCTCGGCGCCAATCCTGGGGCTGCATCATTTAACCAGTTGGGCTTACTATTACTGCGGGCCAACCGCCCGGAAGATGCAAAGCCGGTTTTTGAACAGGCCGCTTCGTACGGCTCTGCGGCGGGGATGGTCAACCGGGGAAACCTTTCCCTGCTTGACAAGGATTTTACCGGGGCGGAAGCCTGGTTCACCCAGGCCCTGGGGCTGAACCCGGAAAACGCCGCAGCGAAAAACGGCCTGGCCCAGATGGCCCTGCAGCGGGGAGAGTAG
- a CDS encoding InlB B-repeat-containing protein, giving the protein MNIYGKNGTKIAIVLAALLAAGLILGSCANALGPENTPVLESATQFPAQGMGRLQISLELPSDTDLPSRTIFPENQFTRYELSFAETGGPGAYTHGDEELTSARASVDLPPGTWTITVKAYAGAERDILSGTGTATNVVVSAGSAASAPITLGRYTESAVSGKLSWNITLPSGGTYADNTLTALAKDGNNLTAGLFADPINLSDQSSLLDLDGKEIAPGEYLVKLSIKSAAGPVATWLESVHIYPGQTTHISPIFSAEAFSVQVPVYGVVTSTGSLSFTSKTVEAFSEADYTARNFNAPLDVSVVDAQGYVLFIPATVPKVYLRLTALVDSKIIYKVYPDALLVGAAAGPRNKPLPAAAYGITTNTPENGTITAPSAAFEGEPVAVTVEPDPNYLLQGGSLTYNSTAFTDTFTMPGEAITITATFLSSSGMAASVNGAAYDTLSKAFDAVNRAETGSLLAGTQSKPVVITLLKNADIGAAANCITLDTGRYVQLISNNSSGLTIKLTTNDVGSIFTVATGAGLTLGDGINPLTLDGGAASTPICTNTDALVTVTGSLTIKAGAIVQNNRNTTATTSAYGGGVRVNGTGTMLLEGTIKQNSSDSGGGIYLDAGSALTIQGSAQVFSNNEVYLAATSAKISMGDSLTQAAVAVIKPAVYADWETTPLITGDVNLFADHYTQFTVSPEPSHNWKISPNATPVGALMDAQFIVTYNTRLIGYYKTLATALSGITAAGSAGSINEPIIITMYTNTSLASDGDAMTISGDSFIQLIPGNQDGVTISRAYSSSTKPVFTVAAGSRLTLGVDGGTIPLIIDGTSKTTTAALIGVVGTLIMNGGTIRGNTGSTTANGGGVYMTNGTFTMNGGTISGNRFNNGGGVYMTSGTFTMNGGTITDNSSNSKGGGVYVAGGIFTMTGGIISGNRSSSDGGGVYVDGGTFTMGVGGETITGNTAYKGGGGVYVTGDKTFTMNGGTITVNNGSDGGGVYASTDFAMNGGIITANDGVSGGGVYTSKSFTLNTGAITGNNGFDGAGVYVNAGDFNIKGGTINRNRADNNGGGVYMSGGNSEMRLGEIRDNTCNNDGGGVFISYGARFSMVTGTFNRNRAGNDGGGVYVAGVFAWDVGQGSGTIAADQIAGRFGKVMYKTQYGTAKYSQVLDIPLEGINTPDKYRDFVLPPV; this is encoded by the coding sequence ATGAACATATACGGGAAAAACGGTACTAAAATAGCAATCGTGTTGGCAGCCTTGCTGGCAGCGGGCCTCATCCTGGGCTCCTGCGCCAACGCCCTGGGCCCGGAAAACACGCCCGTCCTGGAATCTGCAACCCAGTTTCCCGCGCAGGGGATGGGGCGGCTGCAAATCTCCCTGGAACTTCCCTCTGATACGGATCTCCCGTCCCGGACGATCTTCCCCGAAAACCAGTTTACCAGGTATGAGCTGTCCTTTGCGGAAACCGGCGGACCCGGCGCCTATACCCATGGGGATGAAGAATTGACCAGCGCAAGGGCCTCCGTGGACCTGCCCCCGGGAACCTGGACCATCACGGTGAAAGCCTATGCAGGCGCTGAGAGGGACATCCTCTCCGGAACCGGAACTGCCACAAACGTGGTGGTGAGCGCCGGCTCCGCAGCATCGGCGCCAATCACCCTTGGCAGGTATACTGAAAGCGCTGTAAGCGGCAAACTCAGTTGGAACATCACCTTACCTTCCGGCGGAACCTATGCGGATAATACCCTTACGGCGCTTGCTAAAGACGGGAATAATCTTACTGCGGGCCTTTTTGCGGATCCGATTAACCTGAGCGATCAATCCTCGTTGCTGGATTTGGACGGGAAGGAAATTGCGCCGGGGGAATACCTGGTGAAGCTGAGCATAAAAAGCGCCGCCGGGCCGGTCGCAACCTGGCTGGAGAGCGTCCATATTTATCCCGGACAGACCACCCACATCAGCCCGATTTTTAGCGCGGAGGCTTTCAGCGTCCAGGTTCCCGTGTATGGAGTGGTTACTAGTACCGGCAGCCTCAGCTTTACTTCAAAGACCGTGGAGGCTTTTAGCGAAGCCGACTATACGGCCCGCAATTTTAACGCCCCCCTCGATGTCAGCGTCGTTGACGCCCAAGGTTACGTCCTGTTTATTCCCGCAACGGTTCCCAAGGTGTACCTGCGCCTAACGGCTCTGGTGGATAGTAAGATCATCTACAAAGTGTACCCGGATGCGCTTCTCGTGGGCGCCGCCGCCGGCCCGAGAAACAAGCCCTTGCCCGCGGCGGCCTATGGCATTACCACGAACACCCCCGAGAATGGAACCATTACGGCCCCCTCCGCAGCCTTTGAGGGCGAACCGGTTGCCGTGACGGTAGAGCCGGACCCCAATTATTTGTTGCAAGGGGGGTCCCTGACGTACAACTCAACCGCATTCACCGATACCTTCACCATGCCCGGCGAGGCCATAACCATAACGGCGACCTTCCTGTCAAGCTCCGGCATGGCGGCATCAGTGAACGGCGCCGCCTATGACACCCTGAGCAAAGCCTTTGACGCCGTGAACCGGGCGGAAACCGGCAGCCTCCTGGCGGGAACCCAGAGCAAGCCCGTGGTAATCACCCTGTTGAAGAACGCGGACATAGGCGCCGCAGCCAACTGCATAACCCTTGACACGGGCAGGTATGTCCAGCTGATCAGCAACAACAGCAGCGGGCTTACCATCAAACTGACCACCAACGATGTAGGCTCCATCTTCACCGTGGCGACCGGCGCCGGCCTCACCCTGGGGGACGGGATCAACCCCCTCACCCTGGACGGCGGCGCGGCATCCACCCCCATCTGCACCAACACTGACGCCCTGGTAACGGTGACCGGTTCCCTGACCATCAAGGCCGGGGCCATCGTGCAGAACAATAGGAACACAACCGCGACCACCTCAGCTTACGGCGGCGGCGTGCGGGTAAACGGAACCGGGACCATGCTCCTGGAAGGAACCATCAAGCAGAACAGCAGCGATAGTGGCGGCGGCATCTACCTGGATGCGGGCAGCGCCCTGACCATCCAGGGCAGCGCCCAGGTGTTCTCCAACAACGAAGTATATCTTGCCGCCACAAGCGCAAAGATAAGCATGGGGGATAGCCTTACCCAGGCCGCCGTGGCGGTGATTAAACCCGCCGTATATGCCGACTGGGAGACGACGCCGCTGATCACCGGCGATGTGAACTTGTTCGCGGACCACTACACCCAGTTTACGGTGAGCCCCGAGCCCAGCCACAACTGGAAGATAAGCCCCAATGCCACCCCGGTGGGCGCCCTGATGGACGCCCAGTTCATCGTTACCTACAATACCCGGTTGATAGGCTACTACAAAACCCTCGCCACTGCGCTGAGCGGCATCACCGCCGCCGGCTCTGCAGGCAGCATAAACGAACCCATTATCATCACCATGTATACGAATACCAGTCTTGCCAGCGACGGTGACGCTATGACAATCAGCGGGGATTCCTTTATTCAACTGATTCCCGGCAACCAGGATGGCGTCACCATCAGTCGGGCATACAGTTCGTCAACTAAACCGGTCTTTACGGTGGCTGCCGGCTCCCGGTTAACCCTGGGGGTGGATGGGGGAACCATCCCCCTGATCATAGACGGCACGTCAAAGACCACCACGGCCGCATTGATTGGGGTGGTGGGAACCCTGATCATGAACGGGGGAACCATCAGAGGCAATACTGGCTCCACCACCGCCAACGGCGGCGGGGTGTATATGACCAACGGGACCTTCACCATGAACGGGGGAACTATCTCCGGCAATAGATTCAACAACGGCGGCGGGGTGTATATGACCAGCGGGACCTTCACCATGAACGGGGGAACCATCACCGACAATAGCTCCAACAGTAAAGGCGGCGGTGTGTATGTGGCCGGCGGGATCTTCACCATGACTGGGGGAATCATCAGCGGCAATCGCTCCAGCAGCGACGGCGGCGGGGTGTATGTGGACGGCGGGACCTTCACCATGGGCGTGGGAGGGGAAACTATCACCGGCAACACCGCCTACAAGGGCGGCGGCGGGGTGTATGTGACCGGCGATAAGACCTTCACCATGAACGGGGGAACCATCACCGTCAACAACGGCTCCGACGGCGGCGGGGTGTATGCGAGTACGGACTTCGCCATGAACGGGGGAATTATCACCGCCAACGATGGCGTCAGCGGCGGCGGAGTGTATACGAGCAAGAGCTTCACCTTGAATACGGGAGCCATCACCGGCAACAACGGCTTCGACGGCGCCGGGGTGTATGTGAACGCCGGGGACTTCAACATAAAAGGGGGAACCATCAACCGCAATAGAGCAGACAACAACGGCGGCGGGGTGTATATGAGCGGAGGGAACTCCGAAATGAGATTGGGAGAAATCCGCGACAATACCTGCAACAACGACGGCGGCGGGGTGTTTATTAGTTACGGTGCACGCTTCAGCATGGTCACTGGAACCTTCAACCGCAATAGAGCAGGCAACGACGGCGGCGGGGTGTATGTGGCCGGCGTGTTCGCCTGGGATGTTGGGCAGGGAAGCGGAACCATTGCTGCCGACCAGATTGCCGGCCGTTTTGGCAAAGTCATGTATAAGACTCAATACGGTACGGCAAAGTATTCACAGGTCTTAGATATCCCACTCGAAGGCATAAACACCCCTGACAAGTATAGGGACTTCGTGCTGCCGCCGGTATAA
- a CDS encoding cadherin-like beta sandwich domain-containing protein → MKAARFFALACGAALIFAGCDLFLNKPEKDAISGAEYEVWLAKAPHLSVRMELVPGSGSANPPAGVIVLPDNRPKLEVPFNASFTVNPGFGFVEWQAYRAAAPGVKLGAEVQFRSLNASGTEVEVAAFINEELIIIPFCATLPGVTDHNLPNATFERLPTNYPVEIRFNTPIDPESLSFLTADNPQGTIAITGKADQGMTPTARDLTGQYDMQKDPSGLWIRLEPVRYGLALSNNNITIELGTGIRSRDYPIYMVESRALSYGAGDGPDLNFPVVDSRLIKGALGLEEDDVFFSGKTISYDNIGRVWPAGFLLKSDQAGQRTVYLFFDAYKTSAMIKDITITEERVMDIVGRAVTAEILPAPAYPNENLRNADSPLAWKYAQEFQKTPFVVAHTVQTVKEGVIRFYIQPRDSFGIGYSYADAQSRSLYVEALLDLPPDPVTGIGGVYNRIDGTITLTWADPANVDLDYIDISWAGGTAKAKAGEQRAVLADMVSGSYGFTIAAVDRGGNRSPAEEFAFNADSTIPSPVTGLSGYYNKDTQSMVLSWTNPQDPEVETIEISWAGMAAGATSIAKSGLSQGYAIPNILPANGAAYTVTVKTANTLKKSGGASVNIYPDITPPGPLTVGAFYDKGSRTIMLSWADPADTDLQEILLEWGISGAGIAGTERVGRGQGSYVITEAVSDSRGYTVRAYAFDRAGNQSAGKTLQVETDTTPPGAVWGLAGSYDREAQQITVAWTDPVDADLKEIRLGWQAENGALTTLTLGKGVGAYTINSVGYNSGEYSITVTAADQAGNAGKSETVNVRTDNRPATPGSIAAVNTLNSKELLVSWNKASGATGYDLRYGLSSSGSGAVVVGIDGGTTLSKTLSGLSDGAAYYVWVRAKDGTVLGDYNTTPVTGTPKNNNAALGSLSIKGAALSPAFAADTTKYTAILPAGSSEVTVDAAAEDSNAAVSYGFDGGFLSSAANFKTINPGAVVQARVSVTAQNGATTKTYTITVTRLQQADIVIGGPQNPISVSPETAKISWRGGAKAFTVKGTGPRDAIQWYVDGVPKRDATGDSVTIVASDYLATEHTLMVKVITAAGVLYTRELKFTVTQ, encoded by the coding sequence ATGAAAGCAGCGCGTTTTTTTGCCCTGGCCTGCGGAGCCGCCCTCATATTTGCCGGATGCGACCTTTTTCTCAACAAGCCGGAAAAGGACGCCATTTCCGGGGCGGAATACGAGGTATGGCTGGCCAAGGCGCCCCACCTTTCGGTGCGCATGGAACTGGTTCCCGGTTCGGGTTCCGCCAATCCCCCGGCAGGGGTTATTGTACTGCCGGACAACCGGCCCAAGCTGGAAGTGCCCTTTAACGCCTCCTTTACCGTAAACCCCGGGTTCGGCTTTGTGGAATGGCAGGCTTATCGGGCTGCCGCGCCGGGCGTGAAATTAGGGGCCGAGGTGCAGTTTAGAAGCCTTAACGCCTCGGGGACCGAAGTTGAAGTGGCGGCCTTTATCAATGAAGAACTAATCATCATCCCCTTTTGCGCAACCCTGCCGGGGGTGACAGACCATAACCTGCCCAACGCCACCTTTGAGCGGCTGCCTACCAATTACCCCGTGGAGATACGGTTTAACACGCCGATTGATCCGGAAAGCCTCTCCTTCCTGACCGCAGACAACCCCCAGGGGACCATCGCCATTACCGGGAAGGCTGACCAGGGGATGACCCCGACGGCCCGGGATTTGACGGGCCAGTACGATATGCAAAAGGACCCCTCGGGGCTCTGGATACGCCTGGAGCCGGTACGGTACGGCCTCGCCCTTTCTAATAACAATATTACTATAGAACTGGGGACCGGCATACGCAGCAGGGACTATCCCATATATATGGTGGAAAGCCGGGCCCTTAGCTACGGGGCTGGGGACGGCCCGGACCTGAACTTCCCGGTGGTTGACAGCAGGCTTATCAAGGGAGCCTTGGGCCTTGAGGAGGATGATGTCTTTTTCTCCGGGAAAACCATTAGCTATGACAACATCGGGCGGGTCTGGCCGGCCGGATTTCTTCTGAAAAGCGATCAAGCGGGGCAGCGGACCGTGTACCTGTTTTTTGACGCCTATAAAACCTCGGCAATGATAAAGGACATTACCATCACCGAGGAACGGGTTATGGATATCGTAGGCCGTGCGGTGACCGCTGAGATTCTGCCCGCTCCGGCCTACCCCAACGAGAATTTGCGGAACGCCGATTCCCCCCTGGCCTGGAAATACGCCCAGGAATTCCAAAAGACGCCCTTTGTTGTCGCCCACACGGTGCAGACTGTTAAGGAAGGGGTCATCCGGTTTTATATACAGCCCCGGGATTCTTTCGGGATTGGGTACAGCTATGCGGATGCCCAGTCCCGGAGCCTGTATGTAGAGGCCCTCCTGGACCTGCCCCCTGACCCGGTGACCGGGATTGGGGGCGTGTATAACCGTATTGACGGGACTATCACCCTGACCTGGGCCGATCCGGCGAATGTGGACCTGGATTACATCGACATAAGCTGGGCCGGGGGTACAGCAAAAGCGAAGGCGGGGGAACAGCGGGCGGTCCTGGCCGATATGGTTTCCGGGTCCTATGGCTTTACGATTGCCGCAGTGGACAGGGGAGGGAACCGCAGCCCGGCTGAGGAGTTCGCTTTTAACGCAGATTCCACGATCCCCAGCCCGGTAACCGGGCTTAGCGGGTATTACAATAAGGATACCCAGAGCATGGTCCTTTCCTGGACTAACCCCCAGGACCCGGAAGTGGAAACTATCGAGATAAGCTGGGCCGGCATGGCCGCCGGCGCAACGAGCATAGCCAAAAGCGGCCTAAGCCAAGGCTATGCCATACCCAACATACTCCCCGCCAACGGCGCGGCCTATACGGTAACGGTCAAGACGGCCAATACCCTGAAAAAATCCGGCGGGGCTTCGGTAAACATATACCCGGACATCACGCCGCCTGGGCCCCTTACGGTTGGCGCTTTTTATGACAAAGGCTCCAGGACTATCATGCTTAGCTGGGCCGATCCGGCGGATACGGATTTGCAGGAGATACTCCTGGAATGGGGGATCAGCGGGGCGGGCATTGCGGGAACAGAGCGGGTAGGCCGGGGGCAGGGATCCTACGTTATTACCGAGGCTGTTTCGGACAGCCGGGGCTATACGGTGCGGGCCTACGCGTTTGACCGCGCGGGAAACCAATCTGCGGGGAAAACCCTGCAGGTGGAAACCGACACCACCCCGCCCGGCGCCGTATGGGGCCTGGCAGGTTCCTATGACCGGGAGGCGCAGCAGATTACCGTTGCCTGGACCGATCCGGTGGACGCTGACTTGAAAGAGATCCGCCTTGGCTGGCAGGCGGAAAACGGGGCTTTGACAACCCTTACCCTGGGCAAAGGGGTAGGCGCCTATACCATTAATTCAGTGGGCTATAACAGCGGGGAATACAGTATTACCGTTACTGCGGCAGACCAGGCCGGGAATGCGGGGAAGAGCGAGACGGTAAATGTGCGGACCGACAACCGGCCCGCCACGCCGGGTAGTATTGCTGCGGTTAATACCCTTAATTCCAAGGAACTTTTGGTAAGTTGGAACAAGGCAAGCGGGGCCACCGGCTACGATCTGCGCTACGGTCTTTCAAGCAGCGGCAGCGGCGCTGTAGTGGTGGGCATTGATGGGGGAACGACCCTCAGCAAAACCCTGAGCGGCCTGAGCGATGGGGCTGCCTACTATGTGTGGGTCCGGGCAAAAGACGGGACCGTACTGGGGGACTACAATACAACGCCGGTCACCGGGACGCCGAAAAACAACAATGCTGCCCTGGGCAGCCTTAGCATAAAAGGGGCGGCTTTGAGCCCTGCCTTTGCGGCGGATACTACGAAATACACGGCAATACTTCCGGCGGGTAGCAGCGAGGTCACTGTTGATGCGGCAGCGGAGGACAGCAATGCGGCGGTTTCTTACGGATTTGACGGCGGTTTTTTGAGCAGCGCTGCGAATTTCAAGACTATCAACCCCGGCGCTGTGGTACAAGCCCGGGTGTCGGTGACGGCGCAAAACGGCGCAACTACCAAAACCTACACCATAACTGTAACCCGCTTACAGCAGGCGGATATAGTCATCGGCGGACCCCAAAACCCCATTAGCGTAAGCCCCGAAACGGCCAAGATAAGCTGGCGCGGCGGGGCGAAGGCCTTTACGGTGAAGGGAACCGGACCCAGAGACGCTATACAGTGGTACGTGGACGGCGTACCGAAGCGCGACGCAACCGGTGATTCCGTTACCATCGTCGCCAGTGATTACCTGGCGACGGAACACACCCTTATGGTGAAGGTGATAACAGCAGCCGGGGTTTTGTATACCCGGGAATTGAAATTTACGGTTACCCAGTAA